In the Adlercreutzia equolifaciens DSM 19450 genome, one interval contains:
- a CDS encoding DUF4956 domain-containing protein: protein MPESTFSSVFGTAESLVGAVSAADFLLCCAFSVVLGAVCAGVYMFRHSCSKNFVVTLALLPLIVQMVITLVNGNLGAGIAVMGVFNLVRFRSIPGSAKDIGSVFLAMAVGLATGMGFLGLACVFTVVVAVVNLLFVLTPFGRPREPGKTLRITIPEDLEYDGVFDEVLNRYAAESELTEVTTTNMGSLFQLTYQLRLRVRGLEKAMIDELRCLNGNLKISLGMSPQGRETL from the coding sequence ATGCCTGAATCAACGTTCTCGTCGGTGTTCGGAACGGCGGAATCGCTCGTAGGAGCGGTTTCGGCGGCGGACTTCTTGCTGTGTTGCGCGTTCTCGGTGGTGCTGGGCGCAGTCTGCGCTGGTGTGTACATGTTCCGGCACAGCTGCTCGAAGAACTTCGTGGTGACCCTGGCGCTTCTACCGCTCATCGTGCAGATGGTCATCACGCTGGTGAACGGGAATTTGGGCGCGGGCATCGCGGTCATGGGAGTGTTCAATCTCGTGCGGTTCCGCTCCATCCCCGGCTCGGCGAAGGACATCGGCAGCGTGTTTCTCGCCATGGCCGTAGGCCTTGCGACGGGCATGGGCTTTCTGGGGTTGGCCTGCGTATTCACCGTGGTGGTGGCTGTGGTGAACCTGCTGTTCGTGCTGACGCCGTTCGGGCGTCCCCGCGAGCCGGGCAAGACGCTGCGGATCACCATTCCGGAGGATCTGGAATACGACGGCGTCTTCGACGAAGTGCTCAACCGCTACGCCGCGGAATCGGAGCTGACCGAGGTGACGACCACCAACATGGGCAGCCTCTTCCAGCTGACCTACCAGCTGCGTCTGCGCGTGCGGGGGCTTGAGAAGGCGATGATCGACGAGCTGCGGTGCCTGAACGGGAACTTGAAGATCTCTCTGGGGATGTCGCCTCAGGGGCGCGAGACGCTGTAG
- a CDS encoding polyphosphate polymerase domain-containing protein, whose product MAAYSSVFKRVEKKYRIGAAERAVVEAAAGGPMAVDAYGRTRITSLYLDTPERSMIARSVEKPLYKEKLRLRAYGDAAGVALMGAFGAGPIVREPGGLPLSDGEVETRVAAGLQAPGAAAALPVFFGIKKKFKGIVYKRRLALTLPAALAFVSGLPYEQACARWPLSDAALAAAALSPATRQIARELEAAMDRWLPLVPSMGIACDRVAWAYRPEVLEGRRGDELFDSDLRITFDDRLEYLDCHCFHSPWRPSIESSESIMEIKSAGPYPPWLVEILSAERIYPASFTKYGNAYQMATAEPRARNHRRAMRSGA is encoded by the coding sequence GTGGCCGCCTACAGTAGCGTGTTCAAGCGCGTGGAGAAGAAGTACCGCATCGGCGCGGCCGAGCGCGCCGTCGTGGAAGCCGCGGCTGGAGGGCCTATGGCGGTGGACGCCTACGGGCGCACTCGCATTACGAGCTTGTACCTGGACACCCCGGAGCGCTCCATGATCGCCCGATCGGTGGAAAAGCCGCTCTATAAGGAGAAGCTGCGTCTGCGCGCCTACGGGGATGCGGCTGGGGTGGCCCTCATGGGAGCTTTCGGTGCCGGGCCGATTGTGCGTGAGCCAGGCGGCCTGCCGCTTTCCGATGGGGAAGTGGAAACGCGGGTGGCTGCGGGGCTGCAGGCGCCCGGCGCGGCGGCTGCCCTCCCTGTGTTTTTCGGGATCAAGAAGAAGTTCAAGGGCATTGTGTACAAGCGCCGGCTCGCCCTGACGTTGCCGGCGGCGCTGGCTTTCGTGAGCGGTTTGCCCTACGAGCAGGCCTGCGCTCGCTGGCCGCTGTCGGATGCGGCGCTTGCGGCTGCGGCGCTCTCGCCGGCCACGCGCCAGATCGCCCGCGAGTTGGAGGCGGCCATGGACCGTTGGTTGCCCCTGGTGCCGTCCATGGGGATCGCCTGCGATCGTGTGGCCTGGGCTTACCGGCCCGAGGTGCTTGAGGGCCGGCGTGGCGACGAGTTGTTCGATAGCGATCTGCGCATCACCTTCGATGATCGCTTGGAGTATCTCGACTGCCATTGCTTCCATTCGCCATGGCGGCCCAGCATCGAGTCGAGCGAGTCCATCATGGAGATAAAGAGCGCCGGGCCCTACCCGCCGTGGCTGGTGGAGATTCTGTCGGCCGAGCGCATCTACCCGGCCTCGTTTACCAAGTATGGCAACGCTTATCAGATGGCAACGGCTGAGCCGCGCGCTCGAAATCATCGAAGGGCTATGCGTAGTGGTGCGTGA
- a CDS encoding sensor histidine kinase, which yields MGRLSKLRIIPRPHPANASAPKRSAGDGATPMLRQLRTKFIALNMALAALVLAASFATICYADYRADIDDVRNRLMAATSRSLHEPQLIPDAEPFHRGEGPREGDESAADGARTEDENARAYDGAGGSANASDSAEDASATPEGSGDSAAEADDRASESGSAPTPTQDIGAGTSDPGFAPPRIGGPGTTEEASLPVAVYYIADRTVMQLTDRSGATVPEALLVRAIPEVISTTESWGYLPDVGLYFAKHEAGPDLMVAFADGGAADGWRSLALVLTAVGLGALGLLFLLNLVFSRWALRPVQRAWAQQQQFIADASHELKTPLTVILANNAILRQRGGNTIASQRQWIESTQMEAERMQGLVTDMLDLARPAPEGAQASEGPAGIVDLSRLVEGEALTFEAVAFERELMWECAIDKGITVRGNATRLQRAVAVLLDNACKYTNAGGTVTVTLRAHASEAVLSVRNSGEPIDEADLPHLFDRFYRADAARTHNAADAENNGGEPGANTGGYGLGLAIARDIAQAHKGTIAVTSTAKEGTTFTLRLPLT from the coding sequence ATGGGCCGTCTGTCGAAGCTTCGCATCATCCCCCGCCCGCATCCCGCCAACGCGAGCGCCCCGAAACGTTCCGCCGGCGACGGCGCCACGCCCATGCTTCGCCAACTGAGGACGAAGTTCATCGCCCTGAACATGGCGCTGGCTGCCCTCGTGCTGGCCGCTTCCTTCGCCACCATCTGCTACGCCGACTACCGCGCCGACATCGACGACGTACGCAACCGGCTCATGGCAGCCACGAGCCGCTCCCTGCACGAACCGCAGCTCATCCCTGATGCCGAGCCGTTCCACCGGGGCGAGGGCCCTCGGGAAGGGGACGAAAGCGCCGCAGATGGCGCCCGCACAGAGGATGAAAACGCCCGCGCTTACGACGGGGCGGGCGGCAGCGCAAACGCAAGCGACAGCGCGGAAGACGCGAGCGCGACCCCCGAAGGCAGCGGCGACTCCGCAGCCGAAGCCGACGACCGTGCCTCCGAGAGCGGCTCGGCCCCCACCCCCACCCAGGACATCGGCGCCGGCACGAGTGATCCCGGCTTCGCGCCGCCCCGCATCGGCGGCCCGGGCACCACCGAGGAGGCATCGCTGCCCGTGGCGGTCTACTATATCGCCGACCGCACGGTTATGCAGCTAACGGATCGCTCGGGAGCCACCGTGCCCGAGGCGCTCCTCGTGCGCGCCATACCTGAAGTCATCAGCACCACCGAATCCTGGGGATACCTGCCCGACGTCGGGCTGTACTTCGCCAAGCATGAGGCCGGCCCCGACCTCATGGTGGCCTTCGCCGACGGAGGTGCTGCCGACGGCTGGCGCTCGCTCGCCCTCGTGCTCACCGCCGTGGGCCTGGGCGCTTTGGGCCTGCTGTTCCTGCTGAACCTCGTCTTCTCGCGCTGGGCGCTGCGTCCGGTACAACGCGCCTGGGCCCAACAGCAGCAGTTCATCGCCGATGCGTCCCACGAGCTGAAAACCCCGCTCACGGTCATTCTCGCCAACAACGCCATCCTACGGCAGCGTGGCGGCAACACCATCGCCAGCCAGCGCCAGTGGATAGAGAGCACCCAGATGGAAGCTGAGCGCATGCAAGGCCTTGTGACCGATATGCTCGATCTGGCCCGACCGGCTCCGGAGGGCGCCCAAGCCTCGGAAGGCCCTGCAGGCATCGTCGACCTCAGCCGTCTGGTGGAAGGCGAGGCCCTCACGTTCGAAGCCGTAGCCTTCGAGCGGGAACTCATGTGGGAGTGCGCCATCGACAAGGGAATTACCGTGCGGGGCAACGCCACGCGCCTCCAGCGGGCCGTGGCCGTGCTTTTGGACAACGCCTGCAAGTACACCAATGCGGGTGGCACCGTGACCGTGACGCTGAGGGCGCACGCCAGCGAGGCCGTCCTCTCCGTGCGCAACAGCGGCGAGCCCATCGATGAGGCCGATCTGCCGCATTTGTTCGACCGCTTCTATCGCGCCGATGCGGCCCGCACTCACAACGCCGCCGACGCCGAAAACAACGGTGGCGAGCCCGGCGCCAACACCGGCGGCTACGGGCTGGGGCTGGCCATCGCCCGCGACATCGCCCAAGCCCACAAGGGCACCATCGCCGTCACCAGCACCGCGAAAGAAGGCACCACCTTCACTCTGCGTTTGCCCTTGACGTAG
- a CDS encoding response regulator transcription factor yields MHVLVVEDDARLAEALARILQDNGYATDVVHDGEAGVQYGGTGTYDVIILDVMLPKADGFTVAQRLRRAHVSTPILLLTARDAISDKICGYDSGADDYMTKPFSPAELLAHLRALTRRQGDVVFETLTVGDLTLNLESMDLTCGNESIRLSQKEFAIARILLGSPGAVLSKEQLISRAWGPSSSASDNNVEAYISFLRKKMAHVGSKARIETIRSVGYRLAEGD; encoded by the coding sequence ATGCACGTTCTGGTCGTGGAAGACGACGCCCGCCTCGCCGAGGCGCTGGCCCGCATCCTTCAGGACAATGGCTACGCCACCGACGTCGTGCACGATGGGGAGGCCGGCGTGCAGTACGGTGGGACGGGCACCTACGACGTCATCATCCTGGACGTCATGCTGCCCAAGGCCGACGGCTTCACCGTGGCCCAGCGCCTGCGCCGGGCCCACGTGAGCACCCCCATCCTGCTGCTCACTGCCCGCGATGCCATCAGCGACAAGATCTGCGGCTACGACTCCGGCGCCGACGATTACATGACCAAGCCCTTCTCCCCCGCCGAGCTTCTGGCCCACCTGCGCGCCCTCACGCGGCGCCAGGGCGATGTCGTCTTCGAGACGCTCACCGTGGGCGACCTCACGCTGAACCTGGAATCCATGGATCTCACCTGCGGAAACGAATCCATTCGCCTGTCGCAGAAGGAGTTCGCCATCGCCCGCATCCTGCTGGGCTCGCCGGGGGCGGTGCTTTCGAAGGAGCAGCTCATCAGCCGCGCCTGGGGTCCCTCCTCCAGCGCTTCCGACAACAACGTGGAGGCCTACATCTCGTTTCTGCGGAAGAAAATGGCCCACGTGGGGTCGAAGGCGAGGATCGAGACCATTCGCTCGGTAGGCTACCGGCTCGCCGAAGGAGACTAG
- a CDS encoding FAD-binding protein translates to MRTIEAHSLNRRDFLKTTGALVAGTMAVAGIAGCATEATETLPSTTPNEFWLPEAWDEEHDIVVVGFGAAGVSAGIAGMKAGADTVVLEVAPKELRGGNSGVCGGGWICPTDVQGYADFLYRLNLQRDDKQELLEFSQTLSGMVDWIEELGIDYMDTKRAGFNFYPKEFHEMAPTMNNSLKGVSETGMEHHAMADADGNQAMGGKYFYEPMAEIYEGMGGTVLYETRGRELVQNPQTKEVLGVRAEKADGSSIFIKARKGVVLACGGYEASPELTQEYIRACMDIAVTGSPFNRGDGVLMAQAAGARLHHMDCIEWQGYGARIEPDSEVNGRVGTSTNWHSEPAVIMVNKYGRRFFREDMRMGHTRQFPGVEFLGFADSTDTINDWAGAPAYVIFDQTRFAEGAGNFYGGKDKLAMGWFGQHELYQWSDDNSQELASGIIKKGETLEELAEAFGFVGVAEFAEEVARYNGFVDAGRDEDFGRDPEKMVKIETGPFYGIEVWPSLLNTQGGPKRSNATCRVVDYEGNEIPRLYSAGELGSQFGLVYHGSGNTTEAVMTGKVAAENAATLEPWDAA, encoded by the coding sequence ATGAGAACAATTGAGGCCCATTCCCTTAATCGTCGTGACTTCTTGAAGACGACTGGCGCGCTCGTAGCCGGCACCATGGCGGTAGCGGGCATTGCCGGATGCGCCACTGAGGCCACTGAAACGCTGCCCTCCACAACGCCAAACGAGTTCTGGCTGCCCGAGGCTTGGGACGAGGAGCACGATATTGTCGTAGTTGGTTTCGGTGCCGCAGGCGTCTCTGCCGGCATTGCCGGCATGAAGGCCGGTGCCGATACCGTAGTGCTGGAGGTGGCCCCCAAAGAGTTACGCGGCGGCAACAGCGGCGTGTGCGGCGGCGGATGGATCTGTCCTACCGACGTCCAAGGTTATGCGGACTTTCTCTACCGCCTGAACCTGCAGCGCGACGATAAGCAGGAGCTGCTGGAATTCAGCCAAACCCTCTCGGGCATGGTGGATTGGATCGAAGAGCTCGGCATCGACTACATGGACACGAAGCGGGCCGGCTTCAACTTCTATCCCAAAGAGTTCCACGAGATGGCCCCCACCATGAACAACAGCCTGAAGGGCGTCTCCGAGACGGGCATGGAGCATCATGCCATGGCCGATGCCGACGGCAATCAGGCCATGGGCGGCAAGTACTTCTACGAGCCCATGGCGGAAATCTACGAGGGCATGGGCGGAACCGTGCTCTACGAGACCCGCGGTCGTGAGCTCGTGCAAAACCCCCAAACTAAGGAAGTGCTTGGCGTACGGGCTGAAAAAGCCGATGGATCGAGCATCTTCATCAAAGCTCGCAAGGGAGTTGTTTTGGCCTGCGGTGGCTACGAGGCCAGTCCCGAGCTCACCCAGGAGTACATCCGCGCCTGCATGGACATCGCCGTCACCGGCTCGCCCTTCAACCGCGGCGATGGCGTGCTCATGGCCCAGGCCGCCGGCGCACGGCTCCATCACATGGACTGCATCGAATGGCAGGGCTACGGCGCTCGCATCGAACCCGACAGCGAGGTGAACGGCCGCGTGGGCACGAGCACCAACTGGCACAGCGAGCCGGCCGTCATCATGGTGAACAAATACGGCCGCCGCTTCTTCCGCGAGGATATGCGCATGGGCCACACCCGCCAGTTCCCCGGCGTAGAGTTCCTCGGCTTTGCCGACAGCACTGACACCATCAACGACTGGGCTGGTGCTCCGGCCTACGTCATCTTCGATCAGACGCGTTTTGCCGAGGGTGCGGGCAACTTCTATGGCGGCAAGGACAAGCTGGCCATGGGCTGGTTCGGACAGCACGAGCTGTACCAGTGGAGCGACGACAACTCCCAGGAGCTGGCCAGCGGCATCATCAAGAAGGGCGAAACCCTTGAAGAGCTGGCCGAGGCCTTCGGCTTCGTCGGCGTGGCCGAGTTCGCCGAGGAGGTGGCTCGCTACAACGGCTTCGTGGACGCCGGTCGCGACGAGGACTTCGGTCGCGATCCGGAGAAGATGGTCAAGATTGAGACCGGTCCGTTCTATGGCATCGAAGTGTGGCCGAGCCTGCTGAACACACAGGGCGGTCCGAAGCGCAGCAATGCCACCTGTCGCGTGGTCGACTACGAGGGTAATGAGATTCCGCGGCTCTATTCAGCCGGCGAGCTGGGATCGCAGTTTGGCCTTGTGTACCACGGTTCCGGCAACACGACTGAGGCCGTTATGACTGGTAAGGTGGCTGCTGAGAATGCCGCCACCCTGGAACCTTGGGATGCGGCATAG
- a CDS encoding cytochrome c3 family protein, translating into MELTRLKKTDIDSSYCLTCHDSYEALAGKTVDSQACTDKNGLVVNPHGLPTNVEHEDIDCASCHIMHDSRAAADQAESLCGSCHHENVYECFTCHA; encoded by the coding sequence GTGGAACTGACGCGCTTGAAAAAAACCGACATCGACTCCAGTTACTGTCTCACTTGCCACGACAGCTACGAAGCGCTTGCAGGAAAGACAGTCGACTCTCAAGCTTGCACCGACAAGAATGGCCTCGTAGTGAATCCCCATGGCCTGCCGACGAATGTGGAGCACGAGGATATCGATTGCGCCTCCTGTCATATCATGCACGACAGTCGCGCTGCCGCCGATCAAGCTGAGAGCCTCTGCGGCTCCTGTCATCACGAGAACGTTTACGAGTGCTTCACCTGTCACGCCTGA